The Kluyvera intermedia genome window below encodes:
- the fdhF gene encoding formate dehydrogenase subunit alpha: MKKITSVCPYCGAGCKMKLVVDNGKIIRAEAADGKTNQNELCLKGYYGWDFLNDTKLLTPRLTQPMIRYEKGGKLTPVSWDEAIRYTAKRLGDIKAKFGPRAIMTTGSSRGTGNETNYVMQKFARGVLHTNNVDCCARVCHGPSVAGLQDVLGNGAMSNSIGDIENSRCLLVFGYNCADSHPIVARRVIKAKDKGAKIIVCDPRRIETARIADQHLQMRNGSNMALVNAFAHVLLEENLYDKEYVARFTTGLDALREVVKDYSPEAVETLTGVPAQQVRQAMRTYAAAPSATIMWGMGVTQFGQAVDVVKGLASLALLTGNLGRENVGVGPVRGQNNVQGACDMGVLPNQFPGYQDVVDAAVREKFAKAWGIDASLMDDKVGVRITEVPHLAMEGKVKAYYIMGEDPLQTEADLGLVRKGFEALDFVVVQDIFMTKTAEQADVLLPATSWGEHGGVFTCADRGFQRFEKAIEPTYNVKRDWEIISLLASEMGYPMHYENNQQIWDEMRELCPLFYGVTYEKMGEMGHVQWPCPTLDHPGTQYLYEGSQFDTPDGKGHLFAAPWRAPAETPDADFPLVLCTVREVGHYSCRSMTGNCAALQSLADEPGFVQINPTDAQLLNIRDKQLVWVSSRRGKVISRASISERINHGSVYMTYQWWVGACNELTQDNLDPISKTPETKYCAVKVEAIADQNWAENYALESYQSMKTRLKVAAIG; encoded by the coding sequence ATGAAAAAAATCACGAGTGTGTGCCCTTACTGCGGCGCAGGTTGCAAAATGAAGCTGGTTGTCGATAACGGTAAAATTATTCGTGCCGAAGCCGCTGATGGTAAAACCAACCAGAACGAACTGTGTCTGAAAGGCTATTACGGCTGGGACTTCCTGAACGATACCAAGCTGCTGACACCGCGCTTAACGCAGCCCATGATCCGCTATGAAAAGGGCGGCAAACTCACTCCTGTGAGCTGGGATGAGGCGATTCGCTATACCGCGAAACGTCTTGGCGATATAAAAGCCAAATTTGGGCCGCGCGCCATTATGACCACCGGGTCATCGCGCGGTACCGGCAATGAAACCAACTATGTGATGCAGAAATTTGCTCGCGGCGTGCTGCATACCAACAACGTCGACTGCTGTGCCCGTGTCTGTCACGGCCCATCGGTTGCCGGATTGCAGGACGTACTGGGCAACGGCGCAATGAGCAACAGCATCGGCGATATCGAAAACTCGCGTTGCCTGCTGGTGTTTGGCTACAACTGTGCGGACTCGCACCCGATTGTGGCGCGCCGCGTGATTAAGGCCAAAGACAAAGGCGCTAAAATTATTGTCTGCGATCCGCGTCGTATTGAAACCGCGCGTATTGCCGACCAGCATCTCCAGATGCGTAACGGCAGCAATATGGCGCTGGTGAATGCTTTCGCCCACGTATTGCTTGAAGAAAATCTGTATGACAAAGAATACGTGGCACGCTTCACCACCGGGCTGGATGCGCTGCGCGAAGTGGTAAAAGACTACTCGCCGGAAGCGGTAGAAACGCTGACCGGTGTTCCGGCGCAGCAGGTTCGCCAGGCCATGCGCACCTATGCCGCCGCGCCGTCTGCCACCATTATGTGGGGCATGGGCGTCACGCAGTTCGGCCAGGCCGTAGATGTGGTGAAAGGGCTGGCGAGTCTGGCGCTGTTGACCGGTAATCTCGGTCGCGAAAACGTCGGCGTTGGCCCGGTGCGTGGGCAAAATAACGTGCAGGGCGCGTGCGATATGGGCGTGCTGCCTAATCAATTCCCGGGCTACCAGGATGTGGTTGATGCCGCCGTGCGCGAGAAATTCGCCAAAGCCTGGGGTATCGACGCCAGCCTGATGGACGACAAAGTCGGCGTGCGCATTACCGAAGTGCCGCATCTGGCGATGGAAGGGAAGGTGAAAGCCTACTACATCATGGGCGAAGATCCGCTGCAAACCGAGGCTGACTTAGGCCTGGTGCGTAAAGGATTTGAAGCGCTTGATTTCGTGGTGGTGCAGGACATCTTTATGACCAAAACCGCTGAGCAAGCCGATGTGCTGCTGCCCGCCACCTCGTGGGGCGAACACGGCGGCGTCTTTACCTGCGCCGACCGTGGCTTCCAGCGTTTTGAAAAAGCCATTGAGCCAACCTATAACGTTAAGCGCGACTGGGAAATTATCAGCCTGCTCGCAAGCGAAATGGGTTACCCGATGCACTACGAAAATAACCAGCAAATCTGGGACGAAATGCGCGAGCTGTGCCCGCTGTTCTACGGCGTCACCTATGAAAAAATGGGTGAAATGGGCCACGTACAATGGCCGTGCCCGACGCTCGATCATCCCGGCACGCAATATTTGTACGAAGGCAGCCAGTTCGATACGCCGGATGGTAAAGGGCATCTGTTCGCGGCCCCGTGGCGCGCGCCTGCTGAAACGCCGGATGCCGATTTCCCACTGGTGCTGTGTACCGTGCGTGAAGTTGGGCACTACTCGTGCCGCTCAATGACCGGTAACTGTGCGGCGCTACAATCGCTGGCCGATGAACCCGGTTTTGTACAGATTAACCCGACGGATGCGCAGCTGCTGAATATTCGGGACAAGCAACTGGTGTGGGTCTCTTCGCGTCGCGGCAAGGTGATTAGCCGCGCCAGCATTAGTGAGCGTATCAACCACGGCAGCGTGTACATGACCTACCAATGGTGGGTCGGCGCCTGTAATGAACTGACTCAAGACAACCTCGACCCTATCTCCAAAACGCCGGAAACTAAGTACTGCGCGGTGAAGGTTGAGGCCATTGCTGATCAGAACTGGGCAGAAAACTATGCGCTGGAAAGCTATCAGTCGATGAAAACGCGTCTGAAAGTCGCTGCAATCGGGTAA
- the hypF gene encoding carbamoyltransferase HypF has protein sequence MRMSANGVQIRICGKVQGVGFRPFVWQLAQQRGCMGDVCNDSAGVLLRLYGDEVDFIAALYQHCPPLARIDSTHVEPFDWPTIPVDFVIRESGAGAMSTQIVPDAATCPACLAEMNDPTERRYRYPFINCTHCGPRFTIIHAMPYDRPFTVMAAFPLCSRCEAEYRNPYDRRFHAQPVACAECGPWLTWHEGEQRLEKEAALQGAVAMLKAGGIVAVKGIGGFHLACDAGNPQAVARLRARKHRPAKPLAVMLSDADALPMDARSLLQTPAAPIVLVDKTRVAGVCDDIAPALAEVGVMLPANPLQHLLMQAMTRPLVMTSGNLSGKPPALTNDQALADLAEIADGFLLHNRDIVQRMDDSVVRQSGEMLRRSRGYVPDALSLPPGFCDVVPTLCLGADMKNTFSLVRGDQVVVSQHFGDLTDDGVENQWQQALGLMQSIYGFAPQAVVADVHDGYRASQWAMQSGLPIQRVLHHHAHIAACLAEHDWPRDGGDVIAMALDGIGMGEQGALWGGECLRVSYHGCEHLGGLPAVALPGGDLAAHQPWRNLLAQCLAYVPDWQDFAETQGVQRHNWPLLAQAVYRGLNSPLASSCGRLFDAVAYAVGCAPDALSYEGEAACRLEALAATCNGVAHPVTMPVVDNQLDLASFWASWLRWQATPAEKAWAFHDVLAKGVATLMRHHAVMVGITTLAFGGGVLHNGLLRARLSHYLSDFTLLFPKRLPAGDGAISYGQAVIAAARAQI, from the coding sequence ATGAGAATGAGCGCAAACGGCGTACAGATCCGCATCTGCGGCAAAGTTCAGGGGGTGGGATTTCGGCCCTTTGTCTGGCAACTGGCCCAGCAGCGAGGCTGTATGGGCGATGTCTGTAACGACAGCGCTGGAGTATTGCTGCGTTTGTACGGCGATGAAGTGGACTTTATCGCCGCGCTGTACCAGCACTGTCCGCCGCTTGCGCGCATTGATAGCACCCACGTCGAGCCATTTGACTGGCCGACTATTCCTGTTGATTTTGTGATTCGCGAGAGCGGCGCCGGGGCGATGAGTACGCAAATTGTCCCGGATGCGGCGACCTGCCCGGCCTGTCTCGCGGAGATGAACGATCCCACTGAGCGGCGCTACCGCTATCCGTTTATCAATTGTACCCACTGCGGGCCGCGCTTCACCATTATTCACGCCATGCCGTATGACCGACCGTTTACGGTGATGGCAGCATTTCCGCTGTGCTCGCGCTGCGAGGCCGAGTACCGCAATCCTTACGACCGGCGCTTTCATGCCCAACCGGTGGCCTGCGCCGAGTGCGGCCCGTGGCTGACGTGGCATGAAGGTGAGCAACGTCTGGAAAAAGAGGCGGCGCTTCAGGGCGCTGTTGCCATGCTGAAAGCTGGCGGCATTGTGGCGGTGAAAGGGATTGGCGGTTTCCATCTGGCCTGTGACGCCGGGAACCCGCAAGCAGTGGCACGACTGCGCGCACGTAAACATCGTCCGGCTAAACCGCTGGCGGTGATGTTATCCGATGCTGATGCACTGCCGATGGATGCCCGCTCATTGCTGCAAACGCCTGCCGCACCCATTGTGCTGGTGGATAAAACGCGTGTCGCTGGCGTGTGCGATGACATTGCTCCCGCGTTGGCTGAAGTCGGGGTGATGCTACCCGCCAATCCGCTACAGCATTTGCTGATGCAGGCGATGACTCGCCCGCTGGTGATGACCTCCGGCAATCTCAGCGGCAAACCGCCAGCGTTAACCAACGACCAGGCGTTGGCGGATCTGGCAGAGATTGCCGACGGTTTCCTGCTGCATAACCGCGATATCGTCCAGCGTATGGATGACTCGGTGGTACGCCAGAGTGGCGAAATGCTGCGCCGCTCCCGAGGCTATGTCCCGGACGCGCTATCGCTGCCGCCGGGCTTTTGCGATGTGGTACCGACGCTGTGTCTTGGCGCCGATATGAAAAATACGTTCAGCCTGGTACGCGGTGACCAGGTGGTCGTCAGCCAGCACTTTGGCGATCTCACTGACGATGGCGTTGAAAATCAGTGGCAGCAGGCGCTTGGTTTGATGCAGTCGATTTACGGCTTTGCTCCGCAGGCGGTGGTGGCGGATGTTCATGACGGCTACCGCGCGTCGCAATGGGCAATGCAAAGCGGTCTGCCCATCCAGCGGGTGCTGCATCACCACGCGCATATTGCGGCTTGCCTTGCGGAACACGACTGGCCGCGTGACGGCGGTGATGTTATCGCGATGGCGCTGGATGGTATCGGAATGGGCGAGCAGGGCGCGCTGTGGGGCGGCGAGTGTCTGCGCGTCAGCTACCATGGCTGTGAACATCTTGGCGGCTTACCTGCGGTGGCGCTGCCGGGCGGCGATCTGGCGGCGCATCAACCGTGGCGCAATCTGCTGGCGCAGTGTCTGGCATATGTGCCGGACTGGCAGGATTTTGCCGAAACTCAAGGGGTACAGCGGCACAACTGGCCGCTGCTGGCGCAAGCGGTTTACCGTGGGCTAAATAGTCCGCTGGCCTCTTCCTGTGGGCGACTGTTTGACGCAGTGGCCTACGCTGTCGGCTGCGCACCGGATGCGCTGAGCTACGAAGGGGAGGCCGCTTGCCGACTTGAAGCGCTGGCAGCAACCTGCAACGGCGTGGCCCATCCGGTCACAATGCCGGTGGTGGACAATCAGCTTGACCTTGCCAGCTTCTGGGCGAGTTGGCTGCGCTGGCAGGCCACGCCCGCCGAAAAAGCGTGGGCGTTCCACGATGTTCTGGCAAAGGGTGTGGCGACATTAATGCGCCATCATGCCGTCATGGTCGGGATAACCACGCTGGCGTTTGGTGGTGGCGTGCTACACAACGGCCTGCTACGCGCGCGCCTTAGCCACTATTTATCCGATTTCACTTTGCTCTTTCCAAAGCGTTTGCCCGCAGGTGATGGTGCTATTTCCTACGGGCAGGCGGTGATTGCTGCCGCTCGCGCTCAGATTTAA
- a CDS encoding 6-phospho-beta-glucosidase: protein MSTFPQGFLWGGALAANQAEGAWLEGGKGPTTVDMIPHGVNRLPVKLGQEKRFALRDDEFYPSHQAIDFYHRYKEDIALMAEMGFSVFRTSIAWSRLYPNGDELTPNEEGIAFYRDLFSECKKYGIEPLVTLCHFDVPMHLVTEYGSWRNRKMVEFFTRYARTCFEAFDGLVKYWLTFNEINIMLHSPFSGAGLVFEEGENQDQVKYQAAHHELVASARATQIAHEVNPQNQVGCMLAGGNFYPYSCKPEDVWAALEKDRENLFFIDVQARGAYPAYSARVFREKGVTIAKEAGDDEALKHTVDFVSFSYYASRCASAEMNANNTNAANIVKSLKNPYIEASEWGWGIDPLGLRITMNMMYDRYQKPLFLVENGLGAKDVVNANGQIDDDYRISYLREHIRAMGEAIEDGIPVIGYTTWGCIDLVAASTGEMSKRYGFVYVDRDDAGNGTLARTRKKSFWWYKKVIASNGEDLA, encoded by the coding sequence ATGTCGACATTTCCGCAAGGATTTCTCTGGGGTGGCGCACTTGCCGCCAATCAGGCCGAAGGGGCCTGGCTTGAAGGCGGCAAAGGGCCGACCACCGTGGATATGATCCCACACGGCGTCAACCGTCTGCCGGTCAAACTCGGTCAGGAGAAACGCTTTGCCCTGCGTGACGATGAGTTCTACCCGAGCCATCAGGCGATTGATTTTTATCATCGCTACAAAGAAGACATCGCGCTGATGGCTGAGATGGGCTTTAGCGTATTTCGCACCTCCATCGCCTGGAGCCGCCTGTATCCGAACGGCGATGAATTAACGCCGAACGAGGAAGGTATCGCCTTCTATCGCGACCTGTTTAGCGAGTGTAAAAAGTACGGGATTGAACCACTGGTCACCTTGTGTCACTTCGACGTGCCGATGCATTTGGTCACTGAATACGGTTCATGGCGCAACCGCAAAATGGTCGAGTTTTTCACCCGCTATGCGCGTACCTGCTTTGAAGCGTTCGATGGGTTAGTGAAATACTGGCTGACCTTCAATGAAATCAACATCATGCTGCACAGTCCGTTCTCCGGTGCGGGGTTGGTGTTTGAGGAAGGTGAAAATCAGGATCAGGTGAAGTATCAGGCCGCACACCACGAGCTGGTAGCGAGTGCGCGGGCGACCCAAATCGCCCATGAGGTGAACCCACAAAACCAGGTCGGCTGTATGCTGGCGGGCGGCAACTTCTACCCGTATTCCTGCAAACCAGAGGACGTATGGGCAGCGCTGGAAAAAGACCGGGAAAACCTGTTCTTTATCGACGTGCAGGCGCGCGGTGCTTACCCGGCCTATTCAGCACGTGTATTCCGCGAGAAAGGTGTGACCATCGCCAAAGAAGCGGGCGACGACGAGGCGCTCAAGCACACGGTCGATTTTGTGTCGTTCAGCTATTACGCTTCGCGCTGCGCTTCGGCGGAGATGAACGCCAACAATACCAACGCGGCGAATATCGTCAAGTCGCTGAAAAACCCGTATATAGAAGCCAGCGAATGGGGCTGGGGTATCGATCCGCTGGGTCTACGCATCACCATGAATATGATGTATGACCGTTACCAGAAGCCGCTGTTCCTGGTGGAGAACGGGCTAGGGGCAAAAGACGTGGTGAATGCCAATGGGCAGATCGACGATGATTATCGTATCAGCTATTTGCGCGAGCATATTCGGGCGATGGGTGAAGCGATTGAGGATGGGATCCCGGTTATTGGTTATACCACCTGGGGGTGCATTGATTTGGTCGCGGCGTCGACGGGTGAGATGAGTAAGCGGTATGGGTTTGTGTATGTTGATCGCGATGACGCGGGGAACGGTACGCTGGCACGCACGCGGAAGAAATCGTTCTGGTGGTATAAGAAGGTGATTGCGAGTAATGGGGAAGATTTGGCGTAA
- a CDS encoding HoxN/HupN/NixA family nickel/cobalt transporter: MLLNVLRQQPRASLLVLVLLLANLLAWGWAWQAFGHNGALMAASLLAWGYGLRHAVDADHIAAIDNVTRKMMQQGKRPFGVGAWFSLGHSSIVVLASVAIAATATAFQSKMSWFHDTGSIIGTAVSAVFLLAMALVNLLILRSVWRSFQALKKGESVSADVPVTGGVMNALFSRTFRLIGKSWHMYLVGFLFGLGFDTATEIGVLGISAASASSGMSMWSIMVFPALFASGMALVDTLDNILMVGAYGWAFNKPQRKLYYNMTITGASVVVALFIGGLEALGLIMDKFDLTGGLWSDVALLSDNLGNAGFVVIGLFALCWLVSMVNYRWRNYDALVVR, encoded by the coding sequence ATGTTGTTAAATGTGCTTCGTCAGCAGCCACGTGCGTCGCTGTTGGTGCTGGTTTTGCTGTTGGCCAATCTCCTGGCCTGGGGCTGGGCGTGGCAGGCGTTTGGTCATAACGGTGCGTTGATGGCTGCCAGCCTGCTGGCGTGGGGTTATGGCCTGCGTCACGCGGTCGACGCTGACCATATTGCGGCGATTGATAATGTTACCCGCAAAATGATGCAGCAGGGCAAGCGGCCCTTTGGCGTGGGCGCGTGGTTCTCGCTGGGGCACTCGTCGATTGTGGTGCTGGCGTCGGTGGCGATTGCCGCCACGGCAACGGCGTTCCAGAGCAAGATGAGCTGGTTCCACGACACCGGCAGTATTATCGGCACAGCCGTCTCGGCGGTGTTCCTGTTGGCGATGGCGCTGGTGAATCTGCTCATTCTGCGTAGCGTATGGCGCAGTTTTCAGGCGTTAAAAAAAGGTGAGTCCGTTTCCGCTGACGTGCCGGTGACCGGCGGGGTGATGAACGCGCTGTTCAGTCGCACATTCCGCCTGATCGGCAAAAGCTGGCACATGTACCTGGTCGGTTTCCTGTTTGGTCTCGGGTTTGACACTGCCACGGAAATTGGTGTGTTGGGGATCTCAGCTGCCAGCGCCTCCAGCGGGATGTCGATGTGGTCGATTATGGTGTTCCCGGCGCTGTTTGCCAGCGGCATGGCGTTGGTGGATACACTGGATAATATTCTGATGGTGGGGGCCTACGGCTGGGCTTTCAATAAACCGCAGCGCAAGCTTTATTACAACATGACCATTACCGGTGCCTCGGTCGTGGTGGCGCTGTTTATCGGCGGGCTGGAAGCGCTGGGGCTGATTATGGATAAGTTCGACCTGACCGGTGGCCTGTGGAGCGACGTGGCGCTGCTCAGTGATAATCTTGGCAACGCGGGTTTTGTGGTGATTGGGTTGTTTGCGCTGTGCTGGCTGGTGTCGATGGTGAACTACCGCTGGCGAAATTATGATGCGCTGGTGGTGCGTTAA
- a CDS encoding LacI family DNA-binding transcriptional regulator yields MTTMLEVARRAGVSKATVSRVLSGNGYVSQETKDRVFLAIEESGYRPNLLARNLATKKTQTLGLVVTNTLYHGVYFSELLFHAASMTEAQGRRLILADGKHSAEEEREAIQYLLDLRCDGIIIYPRFLSVDEIDDIIQQQQRPVLVINRRLRRNSSHCVYCDQKSASQQAVEKLIAHGHRDIAFITGSLDSPTGIERLSGYKDALTKHGITLRNELIVEGKWTPATGAAGVDTLRERQASFSALVASNDDMAVGAIKRLHDHGINVPLQVSVIGFDDIALAPYMIPSLSSVRIPVTEMIKETINRLIFMLDGGDFKYQQTFPGELIERDSIVAGPHA; encoded by the coding sequence ATGACGACGATGCTGGAGGTGGCGCGACGGGCGGGCGTGTCGAAAGCCACCGTCTCCCGGGTGCTCTCGGGTAACGGCTATGTCAGCCAGGAGACCAAAGACCGGGTGTTTTTGGCGATTGAAGAGAGCGGCTATCGGCCGAATCTGCTGGCGCGTAATCTGGCGACTAAAAAGACGCAAACGCTGGGCCTCGTGGTCACCAATACGCTGTACCACGGCGTCTACTTCAGCGAGTTGTTGTTTCATGCGGCGAGCATGACCGAAGCGCAGGGGCGGCGGTTGATTCTGGCTGATGGTAAGCACAGTGCCGAGGAAGAGCGTGAGGCCATTCAGTATCTCCTCGACTTGCGCTGTGACGGCATCATTATTTACCCGCGCTTTTTAAGCGTCGACGAAATTGACGATATCATTCAACAGCAGCAACGGCCGGTGTTGGTGATTAACCGCAGGCTGCGGCGTAACAGCAGTCACTGCGTTTATTGCGATCAAAAATCAGCCAGCCAGCAGGCGGTGGAAAAACTCATTGCCCACGGTCATCGGGATATTGCTTTTATTACCGGTTCGCTGGATTCGCCGACCGGTATTGAACGCTTATCTGGTTATAAAGATGCGCTGACAAAACACGGCATTACGCTGCGTAACGAGCTGATTGTCGAAGGGAAATGGACGCCGGCCACGGGCGCTGCTGGTGTGGATACGCTGCGTGAACGCCAGGCGAGCTTTAGTGCGCTGGTCGCCAGCAACGATGACATGGCGGTGGGGGCGATAAAGCGCCTGCATGACCACGGCATCAACGTTCCTTTGCAGGTTTCAGTGATTGGCTTCGATGACATTGCGCTGGCACCTTATATGATCCCGTCGCTTTCCAGCGTACGGATCCCGGTGACGGAAATGATTAAAGAGACCATCAACCGGCTTATTTTTATGCTCGACGGCGGTGACTTTAAATATCAACAAACCTTCCCCGGCGAGCTGATTGAACGCGATTCTATTGTGGCAGGCCCGCACGCGTAA
- the ascF gene encoding PTS cellobiose/arbutin/salicin transporter subunit IIBC: protein MSKNYAALAQSVVGALGGVNNIAAVTHCMTRLRFVVKDDTQIDSATLKNISGVMGVVRNDNQCQVIIGNTVSQAYREVVSLLPGDMQPAVPVGKPKLTLRRIGAGILDALIGTMSPLIPAIIGGSMVKLLAMILEMTGVLPKGAPTLTILTVIGDGAFFFLPLMVAASAAVKFKTNMSLAIAIAGVLVHPSFIELMAKAAQGEHVEFAYIPVTAVKYTYTVIPALVMTWCLSYIERWVDRITPAVTKNFLKPMLIVLIAAPLAILLIGPIGIWIGSAISALVYTIHGYLGWLSVAIMGALWPLLVMTGMHRVFTPTIIQTIAETGKEGMVMPSEIGANLSLGGSSLAVAWKTKNPELRQTALAAAASAILAGISEPALYGVAIRLKRPLIASLISGFICGGIAGAAGLASHSMAAPGLFTSVQFFDPANPMTIVWVFGVMALAVVLSFVLTLLLGFEDIPVEDAAADARKRQATPNAGVKAAQIS from the coding sequence ATGTCTAAAAATTATGCGGCGCTGGCGCAATCCGTCGTCGGTGCACTTGGTGGGGTAAACAATATCGCCGCCGTCACCCACTGCATGACCCGCCTGCGTTTCGTGGTGAAAGACGATACACAGATCGACAGCGCTACGCTTAAGAACATCAGCGGCGTAATGGGCGTGGTGCGTAACGACAATCAGTGCCAGGTCATTATTGGCAATACCGTTTCACAAGCCTACCGTGAAGTGGTCAGCCTACTGCCGGGCGATATGCAGCCCGCCGTGCCGGTTGGCAAACCGAAGCTGACGCTGCGTCGCATAGGCGCTGGGATCCTCGACGCCCTGATCGGCACCATGTCACCGCTGATCCCGGCGATTATCGGCGGATCGATGGTGAAACTGCTGGCGATGATCCTCGAAATGACAGGCGTGCTGCCAAAAGGCGCACCGACGCTCACCATTTTGACGGTAATTGGCGACGGCGCATTCTTCTTCCTGCCGCTGATGGTGGCCGCCTCTGCGGCGGTAAAATTCAAGACCAATATGTCGCTGGCGATTGCTATTGCAGGCGTGCTGGTTCACCCGAGCTTTATTGAACTGATGGCAAAAGCGGCCCAGGGCGAGCACGTTGAGTTTGCCTATATTCCGGTCACTGCCGTGAAATACACCTACACGGTGATCCCGGCGCTGGTGATGACTTGGTGTCTGTCTTATATCGAACGTTGGGTCGACAGGATCACCCCTGCGGTAACCAAGAACTTCCTCAAACCGATGCTGATTGTGCTGATTGCCGCACCGCTGGCGATCTTGCTGATCGGCCCTATCGGTATCTGGATCGGTAGCGCCATCTCTGCGCTGGTGTACACCATTCACGGCTATCTGGGCTGGCTGTCCGTCGCTATTATGGGCGCGCTGTGGCCGCTGCTGGTAATGACCGGGATGCACCGCGTCTTCACCCCTACCATCATCCAGACCATTGCCGAAACCGGCAAAGAGGGCATGGTGATGCCGTCGGAAATCGGCGCGAACCTGTCGCTTGGCGGTTCGTCGCTGGCGGTGGCGTGGAAGACCAAAAACCCGGAGCTGCGCCAGACCGCGCTAGCGGCTGCCGCTTCGGCCATTTTGGCCGGGATTTCTGAACCGGCGCTGTACGGCGTGGCAATTCGCCTGAAACGCCCGCTGATCGCCAGCCTGATTAGCGGCTTTATCTGCGGCGGTATTGCCGGTGCCGCAGGTCTTGCCAGCCACTCGATGGCCGCCCCCGGCCTGTTCACCAGCGTACAGTTCTTCGACCCAGCTAACCCGATGACTATCGTCTGGGTCTTCGGGGTGATGGCGCTGGCGGTCGTGCTCTCTTTTGTGCTGACGCTGCTGTTAGGCTTTGAGGATATCCCGGTGGAAGACGCCGCCGCTGATGCCCGCAAGCGTCAAGCCACGCCAAATGCCGGTGTCAAAGCGGCGCAAATTTCATGA
- the hydN gene encoding electron transport protein HydN, giving the protein MNRFIIADASKCIGCRTCEVACVVSHQEEQDCAALTPQSFLPRIHVIKGMDVSTATACRQCEDAPCANVCPNGAIIRDKGFIHVMQERCIGCKTCVVACPYGAMEVVVRPVVRNSGAGLKVRAEKAEANKCDLCFHREAGPACMEACPTHALFCVDRDKLEQLSAEKRRRTALDVATSLSF; this is encoded by the coding sequence ATGAACCGTTTCATCATTGCTGATGCGAGTAAATGTATTGGCTGCCGGACATGCGAAGTCGCATGCGTGGTTTCCCACCAGGAAGAACAGGACTGCGCCGCGCTGACGCCGCAATCTTTCCTGCCGCGTATTCACGTTATTAAAGGGATGGATGTTTCCACCGCTACCGCCTGTCGCCAGTGCGAAGACGCTCCTTGCGCCAACGTCTGCCCGAACGGGGCAATTATCCGCGATAAAGGTTTTATCCACGTCATGCAGGAACGCTGCATTGGCTGTAAGACCTGCGTTGTGGCGTGCCCGTACGGTGCGATGGAAGTGGTGGTTCGCCCGGTGGTTCGTAATAGCGGCGCGGGTCTGAAAGTTCGTGCGGAAAAAGCCGAAGCTAACAAATGCGACCTGTGTTTCCACCGCGAAGCTGGCCCGGCCTGTATGGAAGCCTGCCCGACTCACGCGCTGTTCTGCGTTGATCGCGACAAGCTCGAACAGTTGAGCGCGGAAAAACGCCGTCGTACGGCGCTGGACGTTGCGACGTCTCTGTCTTTCTAA